A region of the Candidatus Eisenbacteria bacterium genome:
TGCGAGAGGGAACTCCAACCCGGCGAAACCCGCGAGGTCACGGTCACGCTGCCTCGCTCCGGTGAGTTCGCGTACACATGCTGCACCCATCCGGGGATGGGCGGGAAGATGGTGATCGAGGGCCGCTAGCCCGCGATCGCCGGTTCCCGCCTCCATCCCTCCTCATCGGTCTCCTGCTCCTCGGGCTCGCGGCCGCCCTCATGCTTTCGCTGCTTCCCGGCTTCTCCAAGGCCCAGCGCTCCGCGCACGCGGCGCGAAGGACCGACCCGATGGCCGAGGCGGCGAAGGAGCACGCGATCCGCACGCTCACGGAATTCGACACCGGCAAGGTGACCCGGCTCCCGGGGGGCCGGGTCCTCCGGGAGTATTGGATCGAGGCCCTCAACAAGGAAATCGAGGTCGCGCCCGGCGTGCGGTATGCCGCCTGGACGTTCAACGGCGCCGTGCCCGGACCGACGCTCCGGTGCACCGAGGGGGACTCCATCCTCGTGCATTTCACCAACAAGGCAGCGATGCCCCACTCGATGCACTTCCACGGGATCCACGCCGCGGGCATGGACGGGGTCTTCGAGCAGGTGCCGCCGGGATCGAGCTTCGACTACGCGTTTACGGCGAGGCCCTTTGGGCTCCATCTCTACCACTGCCACACGATGCCGGTGAAGATGCACATCGCGCGCGGTCTCTACGGGGTGTTTCTGGTCGACCCGAAAACGCCGCGGCCCAAGGCGCGCGAGATGGTCATGGTGATGAACGGGTTCGACACGGACCTGAACGGGGAGGACAACGAGTTCTATACCGTGAACGGTTTCGCCAACGTGTTCTTCCGGGACTACCCCATTCCGATCAAGCAGGGGGAGCTGCAGCGAGTCTATCTCGTGAACATGACCGAGTTCGATCTTTTGAACTCGATGCATACCCACGCGACCTTTTTCCATGTCTATCCGACAGGGACATCGATGACGCCCACGATCTACACGGACACGATCTCGATGGGCCAGGGAGAGCGCGCGATTCTCGAGTTCCGCTACGATTATCCTGGACGGTTCCTCTTCCACGCGCATCAGAATGAGTTCGCGGAGCTGGGCTGGCTGGGTCAGTTCGAGGTGAAGCCGTGACGGTTCAGGACGAGCGCGGGCCCGCGCCCGCCACACGGGCCGGCGCCACGCGGGCCGGCGCCGCGGCCCGTTCGAGCGCGCTCCGGGTCGTCGTATCCGGGTTTGCCCCGCTCCTGCTCGTGGCGCTCATGGCCTGGTGGTTTCTCCGCTTCGGCGTCGACTACGTGAGGCTCGGGCCCGCCCCCGTCGAGAAGCTCGCGATCGAACGGGTGATCTTCCGGCCCCAGGAGATCACGCTCCTCGTGCGCAACGAAGGGCCCGGCCCGCTCACGGTGGCGCAGCTTCTCGTGAACCAGGCCATGTGGGATTTCTCGATCACGCCCGGACGCGAGCTGGCCAGGCTTCAGAGCGCGCGAATCTCGGTCCCGTTCGATTGGATCGAAGGCGACCCCTACGTCTTCGATGTGATCACCGGCACGGGAATCCGCCACGTGCGCAAGGTCGAGGTCGCGACCGCGACTCCGAGCGTGAGCCCGCGGGCGCTCAGCATTTTCGGGCTGCTCGGCGTCTATGTCGGAGTGATTCCGGTCTTCCTGGGCTTGCTCTGGCTTCCCTTCCTCCGCTCGATGCCCCGAAGCTGGATGGATTTCTGGATTTCCCTTACCGCCGGGCTCCTCGCCTTTCTCGCGATCGACACCTTCCGCGAATCGTTCGAGGTCATGGGCCGTGTTCCCGAGTTTCTGAACGGTTTGATGCTCGTGGCGCTGGGGGCGATCGGAGCGTTTCTCGCGCTCACGGGCATCGACACGATCCTGAGGCGCGGCAGCGAAAGCCGGCCTGCACCCGCGCGCGGCATGGCCCTCGCGATGATGATCGCGATCGGGATCGGCCTTCACAATTTGGGCGAGGGGTTGGCGATCGGCGCGGCCTACACCCTGGGCGAAGTGGCGCTCGGCTCGTTTCTCATCCTCGGGTTCACGCTCCACAACACGACGGAGGGGCTGGCGATCCTGTCGCCGATCGTCCAGGAAGAGGTCTCGTGGCGCGATCTGGCGCTGCTCGGCTTCGTGGGCGGCGGGCCCACGATCGTGGGGGCCTGGACGGGCGCGTTCACCTACTCGGATCCTCTGTCTCTGGTCTTTCTCGGGATCGGCGGCGGCGCCATTCTCCAGGTGATCCGCGTCCTCGTCCGCGCGAGAGCGGAATCCGGCGAATCCGCGGTCGAGGCCCTCGCGAAGCCGAGGAACATCGCCGGCCTCCTGGTCGGCTTCCTTCTCATGTACCTCACGGGACTGCTCGTGGCGGGTTAGAATCCCCGAATGAAGCCGGCGGCCATCATCGCGCGCGAGCTCACCAAGCGGTACGGAGAGCTCGAAGCGGTTCGGGGCGTTTCTTTCGAGGTCGGGAGCGGCGAGGTCGTCGGCTTCCTCGGTCCGAACGGCGCCGGCAAGACCACGACGGTGCGCATGCTCTCCTGCTTTCTTCCCCCCACCGCCGGAACGGCGAGCATCCACGGCCTCGACGTCCGCGAACGACCCCGCGACGTGAAGCGGCTCATCGGGGTGTGCCCGCAGGAGGACAACCTCGACCCCGATTTCAACGTCCTGAAAAACCTCCTCGTGTACGGGCGCTACTTCGGGCTCCCCAGCCGGACCGTGCGCGGCCGCGCGCTCGAGCTCCTCGAGTTCGTCGCCCTTTCGGACAAAAGCCGCGCCCCCATCCAGGCTCTCTCGGGCGGGATGAAGCGGCGGCTGATCCTGGCGCGCGCGCTTCTGAACGAACCGCGCGTCCTGATTCTCGACGAGCCCACCACGGGCCTCGATCCGCAGGCTCGCCACGCGATCTGGACGCGGGTCCGCGGCCTCCGAGCCCACGGCACGACGGTCCTTCTCACGACCCACTACATGGAAGAAGCCACGCAGCTTTGCGACCGGGTCGTGGTCATGGACGACGGGCAGATCCTCCTCGAAGGGGCGCCCCTCGCGCTGGTGGAACGCGAGGTGGGACGCACGGTGGTGGAGGCGTGGAATTACGGCGAGGAATTCATGGAATTCATGCGCGCGCTGAAGGGCCGGCTCGAGGAAGTCGGGGACCGGTTGTACTTCTATCCCCAGGAAGGGGACCACATCGAACGGTTGCTCGAGGAGCGCTTTCCGCAGCAGGAACGCCTCATCCGGCGCGCGACGCTGGAGGATGTCTTCCTGAAACTGACGGGCCGGGCGCTCCGGGACTGAGGCCGTGCGCTCCATCCTACATAATGCATCGCTCCGGTCGTTCCGCGTGTGGCAGCGGGACCTGGACGTGTATCTCACCAACTGGAGGACGGAGTTCCTCCCGCCTCTATCGGAGCCGGTCCTCTACGTGTTCGCGTTCGGCTTCGGGCTGGGCTCCCTGATCCACAACGTCCACTACCAGGGTCGGGAGCTTTCGTATCTGCGCTTCATGGCGCCGGGGATCGTCGCGGTCGCGATCATGTTCTGGAGCTACTTCGAGACGACCTACTCCTCGTTCGTGCGGATGTACTACCAGAGGACCTTCGACGCGATCCTCGCGACGCCGCTCCTCGTGGAGGACGTCATCCTGGGCGAGCTGCTCTGGGGAGCGACGAAGGCGGTGATCGCGAGCACCATCATGCTCTGCATGCTCGCGCTTCTGGGGCTCGTGACGTGGCCCTCCGCCCTCTGGGTGATTCCTCTCTCCGGGATCGCGGGGGTTCTTTTCTCGGCGCTGGGGCTCGTCGTCACGTCGGTCACGAGGAACATCTCATCGTTCAACCTGCCGATGTTCCTCATGATCATGCCGATGTTCATGTTCAGCGGCACGTTCTTCCCGGTGAGCATTCTTCCCAAGTGGGCGCTCGCGATCGCGTGGTGCCTGCCTCTCACCCACGTCTCTCACCTCGTCCGCGCCGCGGTGCTGGGCTGGCCTCGGGGACCGCTCCTGGCCGC
Encoded here:
- a CDS encoding ZIP family metal transporter, with the translated sequence MTVQDERGPAPATRAGATRAGAAARSSALRVVVSGFAPLLLVALMAWWFLRFGVDYVRLGPAPVEKLAIERVIFRPQEITLLVRNEGPGPLTVAQLLVNQAMWDFSITPGRELARLQSARISVPFDWIEGDPYVFDVITGTGIRHVRKVEVATATPSVSPRALSIFGLLGVYVGVIPVFLGLLWLPFLRSMPRSWMDFWISLTAGLLAFLAIDTFRESFEVMGRVPEFLNGLMLVALGAIGAFLALTGIDTILRRGSESRPAPARGMALAMMIAIGIGLHNLGEGLAIGAAYTLGEVALGSFLILGFTLHNTTEGLAILSPIVQEEVSWRDLALLGFVGGGPTIVGAWTGAFTYSDPLSLVFLGIGGGAILQVIRVLVRARAESGESAVEALAKPRNIAGLLVGFLLMYLTGLLVAG
- a CDS encoding copper oxidase, with translation MLHPSGDGREDGDRGPLARDRRFPPPSLLIGLLLLGLAAALMLSLLPGFSKAQRSAHAARRTDPMAEAAKEHAIRTLTEFDTGKVTRLPGGRVLREYWIEALNKEIEVAPGVRYAAWTFNGAVPGPTLRCTEGDSILVHFTNKAAMPHSMHFHGIHAAGMDGVFEQVPPGSSFDYAFTARPFGLHLYHCHTMPVKMHIARGLYGVFLVDPKTPRPKAREMVMVMNGFDTDLNGEDNEFYTVNGFANVFFRDYPIPIKQGELQRVYLVNMTEFDLLNSMHTHATFFHVYPTGTSMTPTIYTDTISMGQGERAILEFRYDYPGRFLFHAHQNEFAELGWLGQFEVKP
- a CDS encoding ATP-binding cassette domain-containing protein, translating into MKPAAIIARELTKRYGELEAVRGVSFEVGSGEVVGFLGPNGAGKTTTVRMLSCFLPPTAGTASIHGLDVRERPRDVKRLIGVCPQEDNLDPDFNVLKNLLVYGRYFGLPSRTVRGRALELLEFVALSDKSRAPIQALSGGMKRRLILARALLNEPRVLILDEPTTGLDPQARHAIWTRVRGLRAHGTTVLLTTHYMEEATQLCDRVVVMDDGQILLEGAPLALVEREVGRTVVEAWNYGEEFMEFMRALKGRLEEVGDRLYFYPQEGDHIERLLEERFPQQERLIRRATLEDVFLKLTGRALRD
- a CDS encoding ABC transporter permease, giving the protein MLHNASLRSFRVWQRDLDVYLTNWRTEFLPPLSEPVLYVFAFGFGLGSLIHNVHYQGRELSYLRFMAPGIVAVAIMFWSYFETTYSSFVRMYYQRTFDAILATPLLVEDVILGELLWGATKAVIASTIMLCMLALLGLVTWPSALWVIPLSGIAGVLFSALGLVVTSVTRNISSFNLPMFLMIMPMFMFSGTFFPVSILPKWALAIAWCLPLTHVSHLVRAAVLGWPRGPLLAASVLYVVLLAAVLSALALKLMKRRLIQ